From the Mahella australiensis 50-1 BON genome, the window GTAGAAGGTTGGCTTTCGATGAGCTTTTCTGTATGCAATTGGGCTTTTACAGTATAAAGGGAAAAAACGATGTGCAAAAGGTAGGTGCGCCATTTAGAATACATGATATAGGACTGGAAGCCTTCATAAGAAGGCTTCCTTTTGCATTAACCGGTGCTCAGCAACGCGTGCTGGATGAGATATTGGCTGATATGTCGAATACCAGGCCTATGAATAGGTTGGTACAGGGCGATGTTGGCTGCGGCAAAACCATCTTAGCCGTGCTGGCCTTATATGTGGCGGCGTCTAACTGCTATCAAGGTGCTATGATGGCACCGACCGAGGTGCTGGCCCAACAGCATTTTCAGACACTGCAGAAATTTTTTGACGGATACGATATAAGTATCGCATTATTAAGCGGCAATATGGGGGAGAATAAGAAAAATGAAGTGTTGGAAGCTATAAAGGATGGACGTATAGATGTAGTGGTAGGTACTCATGCCGTTATACAGGATAATGTAGAATTTCATCGTCTTGGTCTGGTTATAACCGATGAGCAACATCGGTTTGGGGTCAGGCAGAGGGCCGTGCTGGAAAAAAAAGGTGGTAATCCGCATGTGCTGGTGATGTCGGCCACACCCATACCGCGCAGCATGGCGCTTATTTTTTATGGTGACCTCGATGTGTCTATAGTAGATGAGATGCCACCCGGACGACAGCAGGTGGAAACCTTCTTTATACCGCCTTCTATGCGCGATAGACTCTATAGTTTTATAAATCAGGAGATAAGTAATGGCCACCAGGCATATATTATATGTCCATTGGTGGAACAGTCGGATGCTATCGACGCTCTGTCGGCACAAGAACTATACGATCAATTAAAAGAGAAAGGCATTTTTGGAGATAGTATTGGCCTGATACATGGACAAATGTCTGCAAATGATAAAAATGAAGTCATGGAGGCTTTTAAAAACGGCCAAATAAGTGTTTTAATCGGTACAACAGTAATAGAAGTAGGGGTAGATGTGCCGAATGCCACCGTTATGGTGGTAGAAAATGCCGAGCGTTTTGGATTGGCACAACTTCATCAGTTGCGCGGCAGGGTAGGCCGTGGTCAACATAAATCATATTGTTTTTTAATCTCAAATGCTGGTAATTCCGATGCGGGACGTCGCTTGAAAATAATGACTAAACTTCATGACGGCTTCAAGATAGCTGAGCAAGATATGCAGATACGCGGACCGGGACAGCTTTTAGGATTACAGCAGCATGGCATATCTGAGCTAAAATTGGCCGATATATTCAGCGATATAGCGTTGCTCAAACAAAGCAAAGAGGCGGTACAGATGCTAGCTGATGGGATTATGATTCTGGATCAGCGCAGCAAGCTCCTGTTGGAACAGCGTATAAAGCGCCAATTTTTAAATAATATCGACGAAATAACATTCAATTAATGTTGACATAAATTACTAGAGTAAAACTTAAGGACTTTGGATAAATTAATAGCACAACAAAAACAGGAGGTGAAGAAACGTATGGCACAAGGACAGTATAATGACAGCAATCAGAAGGTTGTTCCTCAAGCTAAACAAGCTTTGGAGCAATTCAAGTATGAAGTGGCAAACGAACTGGGGATTCAGACTCCTGCAGATGGTTATTGGGGAACCTTAACGTCTAGGGACTGTGGTGCAGTAGGTGGCCACATGGTTAAAAAAATGATACAGCAAGCCGAGCAGACCCTTATGAATAAAGGCGGTAAGCTGTAATAACGGTTTATTACTGTTGAAAACAAACCGGAGCGGCTATATCTATGCCGCTCTTTTTTTACATAAAAAAATTGGTGACATGATCATGTCACCAATATCGGGAGAGGAGAAATTGAAGGAAGAGCTCTATGGGGAATCCGTGTTAAACGATCCTCCATGCTTAACACGATAATATTATTGACGTTAAAACTGGTGTTTATACATAAATTTTCAAATACGGTGTTATTTCTTGAGGATATATGTTAAAATAAGAACATAGGTGATGTATTATGAGAATAACCGGAGGAATGGCTAAAGGTCATAAACTGAGCGGGCCCAAAAGTGCAGGGGTAAGGCCTACGGCCGACATAGTAAAAGAGGCGCTCTTTAATATTTTAGCGCCATATATAGATGAAACCGTATTTTTAGATTTATTTGCCGGGACCGGCAGCGTTGGCTTGGAGGCTATGAGCCGCGGTGCCCGCGAGGTTTATTTCGTAGATAATAAAAGGCAGTGTGTACAACTGATAAAAAGCAATGTTTCTTTATTGAGGATGTCCGATAAGGCTAAAATAATATTGGCTGATGCTATCGCTGCTGTAGATTTATTAAGTCGCAAGCAAGTTCGTTTTGACATAATATTTATGGATCCGCCGTATGAAATGGGATATATATCTAAAGTACTCAAAGCCATTGTGTCGGCTGATATATTAAATAGGAGCGGCATACTGGTAGTACAGCGCAGCAAAAGAGAGGCTTTAGGGCTTGCCGATGTCGGATGGAGCACCTATAAAGAAAGGGCGTATGGTGATACTATATTGGATTTTATAAGGAGAGAAGACAATTGAAGATATGTGTTTATCCGGGAAGTTTTGATCCTGTTACAAATGGGCATATAGATATAATACAAAGGGCAGCCCGTATGTTCGATAAGGTTATAGTAGCTGTAGTGGCTAATCCGAACAAACAGCCCGCTTTTACGTTGGAGGATAGAGCGGCATTTTTAAAAAGGGTTTTATCCGACATGGACAACGTTGAAGTGGATAGTTTTTCTGGCTTGCTCATCGACTACATGCATGTGAAAAAGGCGTCGGTTATAATAAGAGGTTTAAGGGCGGTATCGGATTTTGAGCATGAATTTCAAATGGCTTTGATGAACAAAAAGCTGGATGATAATATAGAAACCATATTTATGATGACTAGCGGTCAGTACTCGTATTTGAGTTCGAGCATGGTCAAAGAGGTAGCTGGCTTAGGCGGCTGTATAAAAGGGCTGGTGCCGGACGAGATACTTCCGGAAGTGGTACGTGCTCTTAGAAAGAAGGGAGAATAGTACAGATGGATGATGTAATGGCATTGCTGGAGCGGCTTGAGGATGAGCTCGAAAGTGGCAACAATCTACCGTTTACGTCAAAAACTATGATAAACAGAGAGCAATGTCTCGAGCTTATAAAGGAGATACGCATACGCCTTCCCGATGATTTCAAGCAGGCCCAAGTCGTTGTAGCTGAAAAGAACAGCATAATAGCCGATGCTCAAAGACAGGCTGAAGCTATTTTGCAGGATGCTGAAAGTCAATTTAAGCTTATGGTCGATCAACACGAGATAACCAAAAAAGCCTACGAGCAGGCCCGTGAGATAATAAGCAATGCTCAAAAGAACGCCAGAGAGATAAGGCTTGGGGCTAATGATTATGCCGATGAGGTGTTAGGTAGATTGGATGCTTACGTTTCCCGATTATTGGATGATATCCGAAAGGACCGCGCTGAATTAAAAAAGGGACACCACCAATCATAGCTTTATCACCTTTATGTGATTTATTAATGCTATTGCGATCGATATGGTTAATACCGCTATAACGCTGATTATAAAAAGCCTGCCGGAACGCACTGCGATCGCAAGCCACGACTGGGCATCAGAAAAGGCGGGCTGATATGCGGGGCGGATTATATTTGTAAATATCGAAGCGTACAATGCAGCGGTTATTGCCTGTATAATTTTGGCGAAAATATAAGGGGTGAGGCTCAGATCTGATATAGATGTGACAGCCGCCACCTGTGCATGCACTGACAGTCCTCCCCATGCTATTATGAATGATATCAGCGGCAATTTGTCCCATAATGGTAGCTGAAGCTGGCTGAGCATCCTTGATCCTATGGTCATTTCTATCAGCCCGGCTAAAAACGGTTTAGCCACAGCGGGATCGTCTATCACTGCAGCGGCTATATCCAATATACCGCTTAAGTCGAGTATATGTATAATCACTGAAAACAATACTATAAAGCCGCATATATTGAGCAGCGCAAGCACCGAGCTGCTTACGGCGCCACTTAGCATATGGCCTAACGGTTCTTTGTTTTGTATGTACGTATTATATAATTCGGATATTGCTCTTGACAATAGGTGCGATGGTTTATCATTTGTATTTATATATATTTCTTTGTGCTTATAAAAGCGGAATATAAGGCCGGCCGTTATGCTGGACAGATAATGCGATGACAATAGTATCCATCCGGCCGACGGGTAGCCCAACATTCCCACGGCTACGGCGCCGGATATGAAGAGTGGACCTGATGTGCTGCAAAATGCTAGCATTCTCTCGCCTTCTGTTTTGCTTACCATGCCTTGTTGCCTTAGCCTTGCAGTGATGCGCGCTCCGGTAGGATAACCGGACGTTATGCTCATAATATATGCAAAAGAACTGCATCCGGGTGTGTTAAAAAGGGGCCTCATAACGGGCTCCAAAATGACACCCACAAAATTGACGACGCCTATAGATATGAGTATTTCAGTGCCTATAAAAAAGGGCAGTAAGGATGGAAATACTATTTCAAACCATATGTGTACACCCTGCAGCGATGCTTCAAAGGATTGCTGTGGGAAAAGCAATATCATGAATATCAACGATGAGGCCGATATGGCCAGTATATATGCGCCAGCCGCTTTTTTCATACTTAACCTCACATCGTATAGATTATATAGCTTTGATTCGCAAGATAGCTAGACTTGGCAATTGTTAGTCTCCAGCTCATATGTTTCGGATGTAGTGTTTTGATATTTTGAGACTGATCATTGCCTTTGCCTGTATGTTGATCGCGTACACCTTGCGAATTTGCAATTATATAAATAATATATTGCGGTATTTACTAAATATGATATATATCCTGTACGAATTCATTACCGGCGCGGCGCAATGCTGGTTTCATATAAGCGAGCGAATAAAGATCGGTGGCCTCGATCTCCACTTCGAAAAGTTTGCGACCTAGAGGTGATAAAATGCTCTTATAATCGGCGGCTTTGGACAATAGCGGCAGCGAAGACTTGGAGTTTATAATCGGCAGCAGTTGTTTTCCTTTCTCTGAGAAACCGAGTATGCGTATATACTGAGGCCCCTCGTTAGAAGTCAACTCATCCATGAGATTATTGCTCATATCGAGCATGGCGTGGATAATGGTACGTTGTATACGCGTTTGCGTGTAGCGCTTGGTTTTTATAGAATTTATAAGGGTTTGTAGGTTGCCGGCCAACATAGCGGCTTTCTTTATTCGGTGTTCCAGCCCTTCAGATATGTCAATCATGTTTTCGAGGCACTGTTTTGGCATATTTCTTAAAGCATAAAGTATTATTAGCTCGATCGAGTCCAGCGATATAGGCCCATAACCTTTTGCAAAAGCGTCGGACAGTATAAAATACGCGAAATCTGGCATGGCGTTGCGTATACCATCATACTCTAGATCGTTTTCAAATATAGCACGGCGTATGGAAGTGGCGCTGGATATTCTGCCCTCCAGGGCGGCGCTGTTGTAGGCTGAGTGTAAACGCTGTATGGTAATGGGCTTTATTGAGCTGCCTAGCGCTTTTAAAGCCTTGAGATATTCTATGGCCAAAGTGTTGTTTGGTGTGAGTTCTATGCTTAAATGCGCGTATGACGATAACGCCTCCGATACGGCATGGGGATAGGATAGGCCATTAGCCAAATGCTGCTTTATGGCATGTTTTAGGGTGTCTGGCTCATCATACAACACATCCGCAGCGGCTGTCAGCGCCGATATGTCGCCCGATTCGCTGCCAAAACACAGGTAATCGACGACGCCGATGCTGTCCAGTAGTTTTATTGCGCCGAAAGCGAACTGTTCTGCGCTTTGAACGGCATATACCGTAGGCAGTTCTATTACAAGGTCTATGCCGGCTGCCAGTGCCATACGGCTGCGAAACCATTTGTTTGTAATGGCAGGCTCTCCGCGTTGGACAAAATTACCGCTCATTACGCATATAACATAATCGGCGCCAGACAATTGTCGCGTCATATTTATATGATAGAGATGGCCATTATGCAATGGGTTGTATTCGGCTACTATTCCGGCTACAGTCATATCAATCCTATCCTTTATTATTTTTTATAATTCTACCACATATCTGCGCAAATGTGTTAAAATGAATAAAACAAAAAAGATTTTGGAGGTCCTTTGTATGCAGCTAGAGGAGATAAAATCATTGGCGGACAGGATAAAAGCCAACATTTCCCGGGTTATAGTGGGTAAAAGCGATGTAATGGATTTAGTGCTGACAGCATTGATAGCAGGCGGGCATGTTCTGTTGGAAGACGTGCCTGGTATGGGTAAGACGATGTTGGCTAAAAGTCTGGCGCGGTCCATAGACGCGGAATTCAGACGGATACAATTTACGCCGGATTTACTGCCTTCGGACCTAACGGGCATAAATTTTTATAATCAAAAGCTTGGAGAATTCGTGTTTCGACCGGGTCCGATATTTTCTCAAATATTGCTAGCCGATGAGATAAACAGAGCCACGCCGAGAACGCAATCCAGCCTGCTGGAATGCATGGAGGAGAGACAAGTTACCATAGATGGAGAAACCCATCTTTTGAAGCAGCCGTTCTTCGTTATAGCGACGCAGAACCCCGTTGAAATACAAGGCACATTTCCGTTACCGGAAGCGCAATTGGATCGGTTTTTGATGAAGATAAAGCTAGGCTACCCGACGTTGGAAGAGGGTAAAGAGATATTAAGCCGTTTTAATGGCGATAATCCGCTGGATTATATGGAAGCTGTGGGCAATGCTTTGCAGATAGCCGATGCGCAGGCGAGTTTTAGCGCTGTATTTGTGAGCGATGTTATAAGGGAATATATATTGAGGATAGCTGAGGCCACGCGCCAACACCAAGGGGTGGCATTGGGTGTCAGTCCGAGAGGGTGCCTGGCTGTGATGAAATCGGCTCAAGTATGGGCTATATTAAAAGGCAGGGATTACGTGCTGCCCGATGATGTGCAGGACACCGCTGTTCCGGTACTGAGCCACCGTATCATTTTAAAGGGTAATGCCAGAGTAAGAGGAACGGCGGCCGAAGAGATAATACAGGGAATACTTGAGGAAGTACCAGCGCCTACAGAGGATCTTCAGGAAGTATAAGGGACGTGAATTATATGGAGTTTGTTTGGCTCATAATAGCATTGATTATTGTGGTTTATGCCGGCGATCGATTATTTTCATATTTTGCATTGAAACGCGTGGCTTACGTATGCCGATTTGAACGCGATGCTGCTTTCGAGGGTGAGAGCGTGAGGCTTATAGAACAACTTATAAACGACAAACCGCTGCCCATATTATGGTTAAAAGTTAGGCTGCAGATGCCGTTGGCTTTAAAATTTGAAAATACCGCTTTTGTGGATATAAGCGATAAACAGTATTATCAAAGGCTGTTCTCTATGCTTGGCTATCAACAAGTAACGTGCAGGCATGTATTGAATTGCGTTAAGCGAGGCTACTACGTCATAGACGATGTGGATATGATATCGGGGGATATATTGAGTGGACGGCGCTGCTATGAAAGAATACCGATGAATATGCATTTTTCAGTCTATCCGCGCTTTATAGATGTGGAGGACGTGCTCATACCGGCGAGACTTATAAATGGTGATATGATAGTTAAACGCTGGATAATAGAGGATCCGTTTCAGATAATCGGATTCAGGGATTATATGCCGACAGATAGCTTGAATAAGATCAATTGGCTGGCTACCGCTCGCCAGCAAAGGCTCCAGGTCATAAAACACGATTTTACGGCTTCTTCAAGTATGATTATAATGTTGAACGTAACCTATAAATCATCTTGGGTAAATTATAATGTGCTTGAGCAAAGCATAAGGTTGTGCGCTTCGCTGGCTCAGAAAGCGGTAGATAACGGTATACCTGTAGCGGTTATGAGCAATGGCCTGCTCAAGGGCTATGACGATACCATTCACATGGAAACACCTCTGGGGTGTAGCAATGAACATATGACAGGTATATTAGAAGATCTAGCCAGGTTGACCTTTGAATATGAGGATGATTTTTCCGTTTTTTTGAACGGCGAAATAGAACAAATACCATATAACGCAGATATTCTCATATTGACATCGTACATCGACGATGACCTGGCAGCTGCCATAGTTGATATCGACAAAAGTCGTATATCGGTGCGTGTGGGTTTTATGGAGGATGTCGATTGGGAACGCTATGAGTTGAACGATGTGGATGTATATACTATAACCGAGGAAGGGGCGATCAAATGACGGCGCTTTTAAAACGCAATGGATTCAAAATGCTAGAAGCAACAGCGGAATTTCTCATATATATGCCGTGGATGTTTTGCCTGTATTATGTTTTATTTGGCGATACTCGATTTTTTGATTTCCTTCCCCTTGAGATTTTATTCTTGATGATGGGTTTGTTTATAACCGATTACCTTATAGCAAAGCACAAAGCCATATACAAGATATGGGCCTATATGATAGGCGCAATACCGGTTGCCATAGCAGTGTTCTTGCTGAGTATATATGTTGATCCGTTTTTTGCTGCGATATACGCTCTGTATCTTATAATATGCTATATGCGCGGTCTAGCTTTTGCCACGCATGATATGAGGATTTCGTATAGCCAGAGCAAGTTCATGTTTGGCATAGGCGTACTTATGGCGGCCTTTGCTTTATCTATGTATCTTGGATATTTGAGATGGTTTAGCGGGTATATAATATGGTGTGCGGTGGTTTTCATTGCCATGTCCATTATAATACTAAATCAATTGCAGTTGCTTCGCATGCTGGACATGATGAATGTTGAAGCATACACCACACATCGGGATGTGAGATTTAGGAATTTTATATTTTCACTGATAATAATAGGGCTTATAGTATTCATATTCGAAATCAAAGCTATAGTACAATTTTTATCGTTATTGGTCACATATATAGGCGATGGCTTAAGGCATATGCTGCTCGTAGTGATACAGTGGCTTATAACATGGCTGAATGGTTTATTTGGACCTTCGGAAGAGCAGGGGGCCGCGCCTCCTGTAGATCTCAGCCAATTTGCCGACAGTACGACTTCTCCTATTGCGAACATTATAAGGGCCATTATGGAAGTAGTATTTTATGCTGTAGCTATAGCTATAACAGTTTTTTTGGTTTATCAATTGGTCAAGGCGCTGGCGAGATGGATTTCATCGATGATGGAAAGATATACGGCTGGGGATGAAGAAAGGAGCTTCATATTATCGTTGGACGATATAGTGGATCGGAGTTCATCGCTAGGGCAAGATATAAGACGACGTATGAGGCGCGTGCTGAGGCATTTTGAAACGCCTCAACAGCGCATACGTTTTTTATACGCCCAAACTATAAAACGCTTTACCGATAAAGGTTATGAAATAAAACCGCAGCAAACACCTGATGATATTCATTCAGCGATAAGCGGTCTACAGCCTGGCGCAGACCCTGAGCTTAAAGAGCTGACCGAGCTATACGATAAAGCCCGCTACAGCCATCACAATGTGAGCGATGAAGAAGCGGCGCATGCCAAACGATACAGGGATAGGCTATTCAGGATGAAACTGTAACTATATGACCTTGCCAATTATCATCGAATGCTCCAAAAGATCATCGCCTATTTTATATACATCGCCGGCGCCCATGGTTATTATTATATCTCCCGGTTGGCAGTTCTCAAGTATATAACGCTCGATAGAGCTGAAATCCTCCATATAGATCGCATTTTGACCGGCTTGATTTATCCTTAGGGCCAAATCTTTTGAATTTATAGATCCATCATCGACCTCTCTCGCAGCGTATATGTCTGTGATGATAAGATGGTCTATTCCGTAGAATGCCGACGCGAATTCGTCCAGTAAAAGTCTGGTACGTGTGTAGGTATGAGGTTGAAATACGCACCATATATGGTTATGAGGGTAATTCAATGCCGCTTGTATAGTGGCCTTTATTTCTGTAGGATGATGCGCATAATCGTCTATGACAGTGACGCCTTCCTCTAAACGTCCTTTCACTTCGAAACGCCTGTGTGCGCCCTTGTAAAGGCGTAAAGATTCTTTTATCATTTCAATATCTATACCGCATAAATCGGCTACCGCCACTGATGCCAAGGCGTTATAGATGTTATGCCGTCCGGGTATGCTGAGCGAAAAACGTCCCATATTTAGCCCGTCGCAGTATATATTAAACGACGGAAAGCCTTTTTTATCAAAAGCTATGTCATCGGCGGTCCAGTGTGCCGGTTTATCTATGCCATAGGATATTGCCTTGTCAGGCATATCGCTTAATAGTTGCTCTACAAGGGGGTCATCTATGCATCCTACCACATAGCCATCATCGGGCGTTAATTTGGCAAATGATAAGAATGCATTATATATATCATCCAAATCCTTAAAATAGTCCAAGTGGTCCCTCTCTATGTTTAAGATTACCGCTATATATGGATAAAACTTTAAAAAACTTTCTACATATTCGCATGCCTCGGTTACAAAATACTGACTTTCCCCTACGCGTACATTACCGCCTATAGCGTCCAGCTCACCGCCTACCAGTACAGTAGGGTCCAGACCGGCATTCTGTAAGATAATGGATATTATAGAGGTAGTAGTGGTTTTACCGTGTGTGCCGGCAACAGCTATGCCTTTGCCATAATTTTTCATAATTTGTCCTAAGAATGTGGCTCTGTCCACTGTTGGAATACCAAGCCCATTGGCCTCATTGAGCTCTGGATTATCGTTATGTATAGCCGCTGTGTAAACTACGAGATCAGCACCCTTTACATTATCTGCTTTATGTCCTATATATACAGTAGCGCCGGAATCAGACAGTTTCCGGGTTAAAGTCGAGGCCTTTACATCAGAACCCGTAACTATGCAACCCTGTCGAAGGAGTATTTGGGCCAGGCCGCTCATGCTTATTCCACCTATGCCAATGAAATGAATATGTTTGCCTTTTAGCTCTTCAATATTTATATAATTCATAATACAAAGGTTAAAAAACCTTCAGCACGTCCCTTCATGATGATTTTTTATATTATATTATTACCCATTTAATATAGTCAATACCGTGTTTTTCAGTCTACGAACATTATATGTATCACGTGCTTATTATACCACAAGACTGGATAATAAAACAGATACTATTGCTTAACATTTCACAGATTGGTATTTGGCGAATAAGATATTATTAAAAGATTAAAAATATATTGAATTGAGGTATTTCCAATGAACCAAAGCGTGTCGCGGGAGAATTTACTACAGGTTATAGAGAAATATAAACGTGTACCTTTTGTCCATAACGGGCGTTCCATGGATGGATTGGATTGCCTTGGGTTCGTGGTGCTGTTTTACAAAGAATTTGGCATATATATACCAGACGGCGACGGCACTCCTATAGGAGAGCAGTGGTTCCGCGACGATCCCGAACGGTATATACGCGGTATAAAGGCATTGGACGGTGAAGATTTGGGTATGGAGCAATTACAACCTTTAGACCTGGTGTACTTTACATTGCGCCGGCATATAATAAATCACACCGGTATTATGATAAGTAAGAGCGAGTTCGTACACATGTTTCCTAAAAAGGGGCTTATGATAAGCCAATTCGATCTCTTCTGGAAGATGCGCTTTAGAGGCGGCAAAAGGCTTATATAGGGCAACGAGCGGCCAAAGCTTTGTTCATAAGTATGCATAACAGATAGGTGTATATATAAGTGACTGTTCAGGTACCTCACAGGCTTGATAACTGATTAGCCTCCGGCCTCCATGCCTTCGGCCACGTCTGTTCAACGTTGCGCTTGCAGAGCGTACAGCGAAACGTTCTAAGGCCTGCTCCAGACATATACCAATACTTCTGCTATCTTTGCACGGAGCTAATCGTTACCGTCGCCTATACATAATAGTACCTGAACAGTCACCGTATAAGAAGTAAATGTATTAATAGAAATAAAATACCTCTGGAAAAAATACCGATTATGAATTAAAATATAAAATATACGAATAATGTTCGGAAAATGATTCTGGAGGTTTGAATTTTGCAAGAATTTAAAAGGAATGAGCGCATCAGTATTATAACAAAAATATTGATGGAGCATCCTAATCGCATATACGGTTTGGATTTTTTCGTGGATATGTTTAAAACCGCTAAATCCACTATAAGCGAGGATATAGCTATTATAAAAGATGCCATGATAAAATCTGGTATGGGCGATATACATGCGGTGTTGGGAGCGGGTGGCGGCATTCGATACGTTCCGGATATACCATATGAAGATAAACTCGTTTTTGCAAATAGGTTAGCCGAAATGATGTCTCAACCTGACCGCATAATACCAGGCGGATACATTTATATGAACGATATCATGTACAGGCCGGATTTAGCCGATACTATGGGGTTGATATTGGCGGGTTATTTTATGAAAGAGGATTTGGATTATGTAGTGACGGTGGAA encodes:
- a CDS encoding DUF4129 domain-containing protein; translation: MTALLKRNGFKMLEATAEFLIYMPWMFCLYYVLFGDTRFFDFLPLEILFLMMGLFITDYLIAKHKAIYKIWAYMIGAIPVAIAVFLLSIYVDPFFAAIYALYLIICYMRGLAFATHDMRISYSQSKFMFGIGVLMAAFALSMYLGYLRWFSGYIIWCAVVFIAMSIIILNQLQLLRMLDMMNVEAYTTHRDVRFRNFIFSLIIIGLIVFIFEIKAIVQFLSLLVTYIGDGLRHMLLVVIQWLITWLNGLFGPSEEQGAAPPVDLSQFADSTTSPIANIIRAIMEVVFYAVAIAITVFLVYQLVKALARWISSMMERYTAGDEERSFILSLDDIVDRSSSLGQDIRRRMRRVLRHFETPQQRIRFLYAQTIKRFTDKGYEIKPQQTPDDIHSAISGLQPGADPELKELTELYDKARYSHHNVSDEEAAHAKRYRDRLFRMKL
- a CDS encoding C40 family peptidase — protein: MNQSVSRENLLQVIEKYKRVPFVHNGRSMDGLDCLGFVVLFYKEFGIYIPDGDGTPIGEQWFRDDPERYIRGIKALDGEDLGMEQLQPLDLVYFTLRRHIINHTGIMISKSEFVHMFPKKGLMISQFDLFWKMRFRGGKRLI
- the murC gene encoding UDP-N-acetylmuramate--L-alanine ligase; this translates as MNYINIEELKGKHIHFIGIGGISMSGLAQILLRQGCIVTGSDVKASTLTRKLSDSGATVYIGHKADNVKGADLVVYTAAIHNDNPELNEANGLGIPTVDRATFLGQIMKNYGKGIAVAGTHGKTTTTSIISIILQNAGLDPTVLVGGELDAIGGNVRVGESQYFVTEACEYVESFLKFYPYIAVILNIERDHLDYFKDLDDIYNAFLSFAKLTPDDGYVVGCIDDPLVEQLLSDMPDKAISYGIDKPAHWTADDIAFDKKGFPSFNIYCDGLNMGRFSLSIPGRHNIYNALASVAVADLCGIDIEMIKESLRLYKGAHRRFEVKGRLEEGVTVIDDYAHHPTEIKATIQAALNYPHNHIWCVFQPHTYTRTRLLLDEFASAFYGIDHLIITDIYAAREVDDGSINSKDLALRINQAGQNAIYMEDFSSIERYILENCQPGDIIITMGAGDVYKIGDDLLEHSMIIGKVI
- the purR gene encoding pur operon repressor — its product is MQEFKRNERISIITKILMEHPNRIYGLDFFVDMFKTAKSTISEDIAIIKDAMIKSGMGDIHAVLGAGGGIRYVPDIPYEDKLVFANRLAEMMSQPDRIIPGGYIYMNDIMYRPDLADTMGLILAGYFMKEDLDYVVTVETKGIPLAMAVARQLDKPLLIVRRENRVTEGSAISINYVSGSSRRIQTMSLSRRSLSSGSRVVFIDDFMKAGGTAKGILDLMKEFGAEVVNNGVLVATSIPVDKLVDKYIALFTLYGIDEFTGEIDIRSNL